The window ACCCGGTTCGATTCAACAAGGTTGCAGATTTGCAGCGAGATGCGAGTTTGCATTCGATCGTTGTCTAACAGAAAACCCTGAACTATACGAAACATCAGCTCTTCATCAGACTCGATGCTTCCTATATGACAGAGAAGGGGTGGAACAGCATGACAACAAAGCCCTTATTGGAAGTTGAAGGTTTGAAAAAGTATTTCCCAGTAAAAAAGGGGATTCTTGGCAGAACAGTCGGGTATGTCAAAGCGGTGGATGACGTTTCATTCTACGTGAATGAAGGGGAAACACTCGGCATAGTCGGTGAATCTGGATGTGGTAAATCGACAACAGGTCGGATGCTCATGCGGCTTCTTGAACCGACCGAAGGAAAAGTAGAGTTTGACGGAAAAGATTTGACGTCCTTATCTACTGGGGAAATGCGAAAAACAAGACGTGATATTCAAATGGTATTCCAAGATCCATATGCATCACTGAATCCTCGTCATACGATTGAAAAGATATTAGAAGAGCCGCTTATTGTACATGGTATTGATAATGCGAAAGAGCGGAAAAAGAAAGTACGTGAATTCCTTGAAATTGTCGGGCTAAGTGCTTATCATGCGAAGCGCTATCCGCACCAGTTTAGTGGGGGACAAAGGCAACGAATCGGGATCGCACGAGCGTTAATGACAAATCCGAAACTCATAAT of the Sporosarcina sp. FSL K6-1508 genome contains:
- a CDS encoding ABC transporter ATP-binding protein; translated protein: MTTKPLLEVEGLKKYFPVKKGILGRTVGYVKAVDDVSFYVNEGETLGIVGESGCGKSTTGRMLMRLLEPTEGKVEFDGKDLTSLSTGEMRKTRRDIQMVFQDPYASLNPRHTIEKILEEPLIVHGIDNAKERKKKVREFLEIVGLSAYHAKRYPHQFSGGQRQRIGIARALMTNPKLIIADEPVSALDVSIQSQVLNLMQDLQKEFNLTYIFIAHDLGVVRHISDRVGVMYLGRMVEMADSEQLYAKPLHPYTQALLSAVPVPDPGFKKEQILLEGDIPNPANPPSGCTFHTRCPYKMDICTKVTPRLFEHDSGHSVACHLYSGQVDNDIKQLEGSL